The DNA region TCGAGGCCGCTCACCGTCGTGCTGGCGCTCCCGGGCGACGGTGAGTTCGGCGTTCCGGTCCTCGGCCCGCCGGCCCCGGAGTGGGGCGTCGGCGTGGACTGCGCGTGACATCGCTCTCCTCGATTCGCGGATGAGTTGTTGTTGGACGGGAGTGCACTGGTGCCAAGCGGGCAATCGCGTGGCCGCCGGCGTCGGTTGGGGGGCAATGGTGCGTTGGATCTTCAACTGAACGTCCACGGCGCGCGCGCCGTAGAGCTGCGCCAAGACCTCTGCGGGACGTGTCACCGCGTCGGCGAGTGTGGGCTCCGCGATGCGCGGGTTCGCCGATGGATATTGCCGTTGACCGGTGTGATTCGGTCGGCCTACCATGGAGGTCCAACCACGTTGGATTGAGAACCCTCGCTCCTGTCACCGCCAAGTTTCAGGGAGCGGGGGTTTGCTCTTGCTGGCGCAAGCAAAACGTCCCTCTCGCGCACCCCGGTGGGGGTGCATGTCGTGCGAGAGGGACGTCAATGGAGCCACTGACGAAGTCAGCAAGAAGTCAGCACCAGAGGTGGAACAGGTGGTCTAAGTGGGCCAGCACTGTCTGGCATCTACGACTGGAACGGGCTCATCCAAGAGCGCTGAGGCGCTACTAATGACTCGTAATGAATAGGTCAAGAGTTCGATTCTCTTAGGCGGCTCCACCAATTACCAGGGATTGTGTTCCGAAAGGGACTCAACTGAGGCTCCCCAAGACGCCCGTATGGGGACACAATGGGGACGCTGAGTTTTTGACCCCCTCTACGCTCCCCAACTATGGGGACACTTTCTCCCCGTTTGGGGAGTCGTGGAGCGGACTCGATGAGGCGGGTAGGTTGGTGTCTTGACGGACCCTTGGGGGGAACGACGATGGCATCCACACATACTCCGAGTACTTCGAGCCCGGTCGGGCGTGGCAAGGTGACAGCGTTGGCGCCGGTCGTGGGGTTCGCTCTCGTCGCCATGCTTGGGCTCGCTGGGTGCACGTCGGATCACGACGCGTTGATGGCGCAGGCCGACAAGGGCGCAAGGTACGAGATCGCGAAGTATCACGTTGCCACCGTCGCCTGCATGCAGCGGAACCTCGACGCGGGGGTCTATGTGAACGACACGGACTTGCCCGCGTACATCAAGGGCTGCTTCGACACATCGACCTATGGCATGTCCGACTCGGCACTCAAGGCGGGTGGGTATGACGTGCCTCCGGGCAGTTCGTTGCGGCTGATAGAACGAGATCCTCACGACGTGAATGTGCGTCGCATTGTGGTGATCGACGCGGCAGTCGTGAGTCTGCAGAAGTTGTACAGCGACGTCTCCGTCTCGTACGGGCAGTGCTGGAGCAGCACCATAGACCTGCGGGCCGGCACCATGACTACCCCCGAACGCGAGCAGTGCAGCGCTGATTTACTGTGGCAGATCAGCGGGCGTGGCGACCAACTCGACACACTCCTCACGGTTGCGCCGGACGACGTCACGGGCGGTTAAGCGCGCGTTCCTCGTAATGAATAGGTCAAGAGTTCGATTCTCTTAGGCGGCTCCAATATTTACCAGGGATTTTGTAGGATTACGCCGCGCGCGCCGCACGTTTGGTCAGCCATCAGGTCAGCCATTCGGCTTCGATTCGCCGATATTCTGCCGCACCGCGCGCACTAGTGAGTCAGCAGAGCGCCCCACGTTCCGCGAGGCATGGCGCGCCGCTCTTGTTGGTGCCGCTCCATCGTGGTTCTTGGATGTTGCCGTATGGACAGTCTGCAGCGTGGGAGCGCACGCGAAGCCCAAAGAGGCTGCGTGTACGTTCAAGCCCGCCGCTCAAGCACGGGCGACGGAACCAGCCGATGGGAGCCATCCGCAACGGGTTCCTGAACGATGTGGGATTGCCGCCAAGGTTGCGTGACGACTTCGATGCGGGAACGCCAGCTCGCCCACGTGTCGCCAATGCCCGACGCTCGGGGTGTCGGGAGGGAGCCGGGGCCAAACACCATGGGTTGAGCGGCACCATCTGTGCGGAGCGGCCGCCTCCGCCGACTGGCGGCCAACCACCCGTCCAGCGTCAAGCGATACCGGGTAGGTCCACGTGAAGCCCCGGTAGCCGACCCCGAATACCCCTACGAGTGATGTTGCATATTCAAGTGGAGTGCAGCGGCAATCTACCCGGCTCGATCAGTCGCGCCAGGGAAGCGCAACGCCCCGTCGGGGCGAACCGGGGCGGGGCGTTGCGCGGAGTGGGTGGTTAGTCGTGCATCACAGTCGAGAAGGAGCAAAGGCCTAAGAGCACCAGACCGCCCAGCGTGCCAGCCACCACACGCCTCTTCATCGTCGTGGTGCTCATCCTCATCGTCCTTTTCGTTGTCGTCGACTACCGACCGGAGCGGTGGCCCTTGCTCGGCGAGCCGGGGTGTCCTTCTGGCAGCACGCAGCGTGACCTTGTGCGTGCGATGTAAGCGTTGCAAACCCTCTCTGTCTTCGTTTCTGGCTTCCGCGCTGGCGGCATTGCGGTCGCAAGGCGAGCACTAGCGCGTCTCCGGACCACGGCCAACTCCGCAGCCGCACCGGGCTGGGCCGCGCCGCACACTCCATCGACCCGCTCGCCCCACTCCTGGGCGCGCGAGCGCAGAGACTCAACCACCGCCGGGTCAACGCCCGCGACGGCCGCGGCGCCAAGCGCCTCATCCAGTGCGGGGCCCACCCGAGAGGCGAAATCGGAAACCGCAGCCGAATACCCTTCGGGGTCCACGCCGAGATCGTCCGCCGCCTTGGCGGTGGTGCGCGCATCCAGCCTTCGCAGCCGGTAGTCCCCGCCGAACTTCATCGCCATCTTGCCCTTGAACCACACGCTCTTGGGCGACCACACGAGCGCGGCGCTGATCAAGTCGTACGCGGGGGCCAGACGCACCTGCGGGCCACGCATCAGAAGCGACCCGTTCTTGCCGTGAGCGTCAGTGTTGGCCACGACCATGTTGAAGGCCTGTAGCCGGGCGAACTCGGCGATGGAGCGCTCTCGTTGCGCCGGCGACACGTTGGCGCGCAGGAGCGCCTCTACTGCTCGCATCGATGGCCCGCCATCACTCTCGTACTTCTGCGCACTGCCGATCCCGAGGGCCTGGCAAAAGTCCTCTTGATGGAGGCGCACAACGGCGTCCTCGCTCGTCGTGCGGTCGTAACGCTCCACTGCCACAACCAGCCGTCCGTCGAAGTTGAGCAGGTCCACCCCT from Demequina lutea includes:
- a CDS encoding type II toxin-antitoxin system HipA family toxin; translation: MALDVYIEGHHAGQMTRSASDTVVFTYLAAYAASGERTPLSLSMPKRTAEHAGVVPQRWIENLLPENEDARVAIASKFDVRATDAYSLLHHIGLDVAGAVQFVPEGQPIERPGELIPWSDKHIAAEIDRLHANPADVDLDSEIGRWSLAGQHGKFALSRVGERWVEPTGTQPSTHIFKVGMNHREHSDVAEFVTMRAAKIMGLSVPGVDLLNFDGRLVVAVERYDRTTSEDAVVRLHQEDFCQALGIGSAQKYESDGGPSMRAVEALLRANVSPAQRERSIAEFARLQAFNMVVANTDAHGKNGSLLMRGPQVRLAPAYDLISAALVWSPKSVWFKGKMAMKFGGDYRLRRLDARTTAKAADDLGVDPEGYSAAVSDFASRVGPALDEALGAAAVAGVDPAVVESLRSRAQEWGERVDGVCGAAQPGAAAELAVVRRRASARLATAMPPARKPETKTERVCNAYIARTRSRCVLPEGHPGSPSKGHRSGR